In Planctomycetia bacterium, the genomic stretch CTTCAATACTTTTGCCAACAGTCTGATCACCTACGCCAATTACGACAACTTGCTTAATAGATGCAGGCAAACGGGGCATACCCAAGGGCGGAATGGTATCCCCATCACTCACAAAGAGCAGAACCGTACTCTCCGGTGGCCAGGGTGCTGCCAGCTTGGCTGCTTCCGCCAACCCAGCAAACAGATTAGTTGGCCCCGGCTCAAACGCCTGGGCCAAAGGCAAATCATTCAGCACATTACGCACCACTTCCAGATCAGTAGTGTCCTGCACCACTGGTTTGGCACCAGTAAATGTTGCAACTATGGTCGTGCGATAACGGTCACGCTGCACTCGTTCAAAAAATGATTGCAGCAGATCAGCTGCTCGCTGATCGCGTCGCTGTTTCCCCAGCGGGCCGGCATCCTGCAGTTTCATGCTCGGCGAGACATCTAATACCAGAAGCAACCTGCGAATTTCTTCAGGCTTCACTTCACCTGCCCGGTGTGTTTTCGGAGTCAGTGATAAGAGCGTCAGCACACCCCAGGTGAAGCCACCCAAAGCCAGGGAACGTAAGAGTGGTATGGCATACACCCAGCTTGCTGGCCGCTGTCCCGGCCCGAATGCCAGTCGAGCTATCTGCGTAATGCGTAGTGCATGCAATACCTCTGCAGCAAGCACCACCAGGACCACTGCCATGGCTAATAATTCAGGGAGTAATCCAATCTCTGACAGCATAAGTTACCAAGGTGTGTATCGTAATCCCCATGATGCCAGCGTAGTCATCAAGGCCAGTATCAGCCCAGTCCAGGCATAGGGAGTGAAATAATCCATCGGCTCGGCAATCGTCTTTTCCATTTTCGACTGCTTCATCTGGTCTATTTTCTGGAAGATCACATTCAGGCTGGCTGAATCATTGGCAAGAAAAGCATCACCACCAGTGCCTCGACAAATGGTGATGATCTCATCCTGAATCTGCGATTCACCAATAATGATGGCGAAAACAGTTATCCCATTCTTACTCAGTTCCTGCGCCAGTTCAGCATCGTTGTTATGCAAGTCAAAACTTTCGCCATCGGAAATCAGCAAAATCATCCGGTCGCCTTCTTCGCGGTTGAGCAGTTGCTTCTTACAACCCTGCAGAGCCTTGCCAATCATCGTTCCGCCAAACCAGGGCGGCGCAACCTCAGGCCGCATGAAAGGCAAGCTGCATCGAATCGCTGATGGATCGGTAGTCAGCGGGCACCAGTGGATGAAATTGTTGCCAAAGAACGTCAGTCCAAATGCATCGCCTTTGCGGAAATCGAGAAACCGCAGAGTCTCGGCCATGGCAGCGTCATACCGGGTGCCATCACCAAATGGCGATGTCATGCTTCCTGAAATGTCGATGCAGAATTCAATATTGGTCAATGCCCGTTTAGTTTCCGGTGCGCCAAATTTCTTGGGGCCAGCCAGGATGAGAATCCCTATTGTCATAATCAATACTGGCAACGATTCTGCCATCGACAGCACCAGCCACCACCAGCGGCCTGTGCCTTTTCTTCCATAATCAAACGGCATCACAACTGGTTGATGCAGCGTTTTCCTCCAGCCTCCCCAGGTCCATACGAGAAGTAAAGCCGGAAAAATCAGCAGCAACAACACCCAGGGATAAAGAAACAGATCGAGTGGGTTCATGTTCTGGACTCCCATCGATCCAGAGCATGTGCTTCCACATTTCGATAGGGTTCCAGCAGTTGCGAAACATCGACTTGTTTTTGCGTTCCCGGTCGATGCAGCCAGAGTTCCAGTTGCTGCAGCAATGGCCCAGCCTGGTCATGCTCTCGCAGTTTCACTGCAGTCATTTGAACTGCCTGGTCATTCATACCGAGTTTCTGTCGCCACCACGAATGCAGGCAACGTTCCAGTGAAGCCAGTTCCGTAGGCTGTGCCTGCCCGGAGAGAGCACGTTCCACCAGTGGTCGCAGTCGGTCTGCCAGCGTTACTGGCTGATTCAATATACCTGCTGCGGTTCTCCTTCGCGGCCAGAATCCGTAATAAATAATCGCTGCCAGCCCGGCAAACCACAACGCTCCGCCAATGATCAGCCACCAGCGATATCCACCGAGCCAGAATGACTGATCGAGTTGAAGTGCATTAGGCTCAACCTGCCCCGGTGGACGTATGGGAACAATCTTGATCTTGAGTGCAGGCAGGCCGTCGAGCGAACTGCCATCCTTGCGACGCAAATAATCACGCAGATCATAGGTTCCCGGATCGTATCCCTGAAATTCGATGTCATACAAGTAATCGGTGCCACTTGGCCGGGCAGATCGCACACGCACCAGGACAGGAATTTTGCGGTCGTTATACGGTTTGGCTTCCAATTCTGTTCCAGGCAGGAGTACCTGATTGATGCTACCCATCATTCCCACGGCATGTTCGCGAACGGGTTCGTTACCCTGCCAGGCACAACATAAACTCAACAACAAACCAAACATTATCTGGCCCTCCCCAGCAGGTTGCGTGACTGGAGAAAATGGCGCAAGGGCGCTTCGAAAGGCTTGTCAATGTCCACCAGCAACCGATCCACTCCACTGCGTCTCAAAGTCTGGCCGACGGTCTGCTCCTGAGACCAGTTTTTGCTACTTTGTGTTACGAAATCTTTGCCTGTTTCCGCTTCGCGTGAACGGAGAAAGCCTGCGCCAGCAATGCCTCGTTCAGCCGGATCACGCAGTTGTATCACGGCAACATCATGCTGCTGAGCGAGCAAACGCAGTGCCGCCAAGCCTTCCGGATCATGTAGATCGCTGAGAACAAAAATCAAAGCCCGGCTCGTCAGTGTGGGCGCCAGGTCGCCAATTCGCCGATTCAGTAATGTTGGCTCATCGTAGTGGAAGGTGCGGAGCATGTGCATCCACTGCAATACCGTCTGCCGCGACAGACTCGGCTTAATCAGCACGTCTCTGCTGCCTAGCCCCAGAACGCCAACCGGGCTGACTCGTTCCAGACATGCCAGTGCCAACGCACCTGCCAGATGTACTGCCACCGCATACTTGGTCCGTTTCCATGAACCTACCATCATCGAAGCGGATGTATCTATCAACAGGTAGCACGACAGCCTTTTCGGTGCTTCAAACTCTTTGACATAATACCTGCCTGTTCGGGCAGTTACTTTCCAGTCGATGGAGCGAATAGGATCGCCCGGCATATATGGTCGGCTTTGAACATATTCAATTCCGCTGCCGAGAAATGGTGAACGATCGGTGCCGTAACTGAGCGTATCAGCCAGCTTCTTCACCGCCAGGTAATACTGACGGGGATTCAGATGATCAGCAGTATCAAGAACACCCTGCATGCGTCGTGTGCTTCCCTGATGAAATGTATCAGACGTTAACGAGTAGTTTCATGCAGCAAATCCTGCAGTACTTTCACCCCCGTCTTGCCATCAGCCAGTGCCGCATAATTCAGACGAATGCGGTGGAGAATAACATCATCCGCCAAGGCGAAGAGATCATCGGGAACCACATATGCCCGGCCTCGGATCAATGCCCGGGCACGGGCAGCTTTCAGCAATGCAATGCCTGCACGCGGGCTGGCTCCCAGATCAAGATCAGGATGATGGCGCGTTCGCTTCACCAGTTCCACCACATGTTCCAGAAACACATCTGACACATGAACAGTTCCCACAGCTTCCATGGCTCTTACCACGTCATCAACATTCCCCACCGGTTCATGTTCCAGCACATCAAATTCCGTGCGGGCTACTGCTCCCTTGTCTTCACGTCGAACGCCCAGATTCATGTTTCTTCGCAACACTTCACGCTCTTCATCCACTGTCGGATAGGTCAATCGATGACAGAGCATGAATCTATCCAATTGTGCTTCAGGCAACTCAAACGTCCCTGCCTGCTCCACCGGATTCTGCGTTGCAATCACCAGAAACGGAGCGGGCAGTTTGAATGTCGTCTTGCTGATCGTCACCTTTCGTTCCTGCATCGCTTCCAGCAATGCTGATTGCACCTTCGGTGCTGCGCGGTTGATTTCATCCGCGAGCAGCAGATTGGTAAAGATGGGACCGCGGTTGATGCGGAATTCATTCGCACGCTGATCCAGAATTTCCGAACCCAGTATATCGGAAGGCAACAAATCAATGGTGAACTGAATGCGAGCGAAATCCAGATCAATACTCTTGGCCAGTACTGATACCAGCAACGTCTTGGCCAGGCCAGGTACTCCCTGTAATAGCAAATGCCCACCTGTGAACAGTGCAATCAGCAATCGCTCAACGACGACATCCTGCCCCACGACGACTGTGGCAATGCGCTTTCTTACCTGTTCAATAAATCTGATCGTTTCTTCGGTTGCTGCTGATGTGACGATGGGCGAAGTCTCTGAAGACATAGACTGTTCCATGTTGCGAATGATGTTGAATCAGTACGATCTTATCCGATGCGATTATCAGACAGGAACTGAAAACTGAGCATTTTGTTGACTCTTGCCACCAGCTTTCATGAATATCCGCTCATCTGATTCTTTCGTTTTTCGGTTTCCTTCTCAAATGCATGATGGATAATGCTGAATGACATGAAGAACATTCATTGTGTGGTTGCTGTGAAAGGTTATGAGATGATTTACTTCATACGTTTCATCACTGCTTCGGCTTTGCTCATGCTGATTGGAGTCTGCGTTACAGCAGCGAACCGGGACGATAAACGCGATGCGTTATGGGCCGCGGTACGAGCCAGTGATGTAAAAAAGGTGGAGGATATCATCAAGCAGGGCGCTGATGTCAACGCACGCAATGAACTGGGCATCTCGGCACTGTGGATTGCAGTCAGTAAAGGCAAATTTGATGTGGTGGAACTGCTGGTCAAACATGGAGCCGATGTCGATGTACGTGATGCCATCTGGTATCAGACACCTGTAGTGATGGCAGTCAGCCGGATGAAACTGGATATTGCCACGCTGCTGGTCAAAAAGGGTGCCAAAGACGTTGATACAGCCTTCTTCACTGCAGCCAGCATGGGCAATGCTGCTATAGCCAAGATGATCCTCGATAACAGCAAGGTCAGTCAGGATGCGCTCGATGCCAGTCTCTACGCTGCAACCACGAGCAAGAACGAGAAAATGTTGGAACTGCTGAAACAGACCACAGCCAAGGCTCTTCCTGCAGCATCTGAAGAAGACAAAAAAGCCTGGGCCAAAATTCCCGGCAACTATGAAAGCGATGGGGGCGCAAAGTTATCTATCACCATGGGCGATGTTGGTCTTTTGACAGGTGGCCGCTGGCTCAAGCCTGTCAGTAAAGATACTTTCGTACCCCTCGGAGCTGTCGGCGCACAAATCAAAGTGGAATGGAAAGGCGACGAGGTCGCACGAATTATCATGACTCGATTTACTGCTGAGTATAGTTTCTACCGGTTTACCAAATCAGAAATTAAATCCGACGCACTGGCAGGCATGGTCAGTAAAGGTGTAACCACGCCGATGAACTGGCCTTCGTTCCGTGGACCTGATGGAACTGGTATCGCTGACGGGCAGAATCCGCCTGTCACGTGGAATGTAAAAGAGGGGAAGAACATTCGCTGGAAGACTCCCATTCCCGGACTGGGACATTCCTGCCCGGTCATCTGGGGAAATAAAGTCTTCCTCACCACTGCCATCAGCAGTGAACCCGATCAGAAGATTCGTGTAGGCAATTACGGTGACGTCGCTTCGGTCAATGATACCTCCAAGCATACCTGGCACGTGATTTGTGTTGATCGTGACAGTGGACAGATACTCTGGAATCAAAAAGCCTACGAAGGAAAGCCCAAGATCAAACGGCATCTGAAAGGCAGCCAGGCTAATTGCACCATCGCTACCGATGGACAGTATATTCTCGCCTGTTTCGGTTCTGAAGGTTTGTATTGTTACGATCTGGCTGGCAAGCTGCGTTGGAAACGTGATCTCAGCACGCTCGATTCCAGCTTTGCCATCGAACAGGAATATGAATGGGGATTCGCCAACTCTCCACTCATCCACGAAGGTTTGGCTATTCTGCAATGCGACTTGAGCAAGGATTCCTTTATTTCCGCGTTCAATCTGGAAGATGGTTCACAGGTCTGGTCAACTCCTCGCGATGAAATCCCATCGTGGAGTTCACCGGTTATCTGGCGTAATTCCTTGCGAACGGAAATTGTTACTAACGCATCACAATACGCACGCAGTTACGATCCCAAAACCGGTGTGGAGCTCTGGCGGTTAGCCAAGAAATCCGAAGCTACCATTCCTGCACCAGTCTGTGGCAAAGATGTCGTATTCATCAGCAGTGGCAATCGGCCCATTCAGCCAATCTTCGCGATTAAACCCGGCGCTACTGGTGACATTTCACTGAAAGAGAAAGAAGAAAAGAATTCTCACGTTACCTGGAGCAAAATGCGCGGCGGGCCATACATGCCGACACCTGTTTTCTATGGATCATACCTTTACACGTGTTCCAATTCGGGTGTAGTAGCCTGCTACGATGCCAGCACCGGTGCGGAAATCTACAAGAAACGTCTGGGTGGTGGCAGTTACACCGCTTCACCGGTAGCAGCAGATGGCCGCCTCTATTTCGCCTCGGAACAGGGTGAAGTCTACGTGGTCAAAGCAGGGACTGAATTTGCACTGCTGGCCATCAACCCTGTTGACGACTACATCATGGCAACGCCTGCTATTTCCAATGGGTCACTCTTCATCCGCAGTCAGCACTTTCTGATTTCAACAGGACTACCTGCAGAGGAGAAGAAATAGATCTACTTACTGCTGAGTACCTGGATGGCAGCATGTAGTACAGGATCATTCCGCAGGTCATCCAGCCTGGTTGGCTGTAGTGAATCAACTGGCCTGGTATCCTGCTCGAACCACCAGGCACGAACCTGGCGATTCATTTTTGCAGGCAACACTACCTCCACATCGGGACGAACTCCCCAGTCGTCATTGGCGCTGGCGCCAGGCATACGGTGCAGGTTTTTTCCGCTCGGCCGCATGAACACGCCTACGGTTAAGCGATACGAATAATAAATGTTGTAAGGGTTTCTTTGCTCACGATTGTTCTGCTGAATGGTAGACTTTCCTCGTGATCGCTGGCCGACAATGGTGGCCCGTTCATGATCCTGCAGAGCAGCAGCAATCATTTCTGCTGCACCGGAAGTATCGGGACCAACCAGAACCGCCAATGGCATATCCTGCAGACGGTTGTCTTCATTCCGTGAACGATATTCTTTTTTGCTGCTGCGATTGAGATCGTCGTTGCTTGGGTTGCGATAATGCATGGATGTGATCAAGGCGTTACGTTCCAGAAATAGCCCAGCCAGGTCTGCTGAGTATTCAGGCACACCGCTGGGACAATCACGCAGATCGAGAATAAGTCCCTTGAGGCCATCTTCCTTCAACTGCACGATGATATCCTGCAGAGCATTTGGCATATCGAGTATGGTGCCCAGCCTGATGAGGGCAATGCGTCGCTGCCTGTCTACCCAGTAATCCCATTCGTTGTCTTCCAGCGGGCGATAGCCCTGGATCAGTGTCTCACGATCAAACCCAGGTGCCAGTGCAATGAAATCACTGTTTTCAAATTGAGCAGGCTGCGTGGCAGTAATCTTCACCTGCTTGATCTCATCCTGGATCGGTTTGAGTTTGATGGAAATTCCCTGCCGTCTTCGAGCACCCAGGGTAA encodes the following:
- a CDS encoding VWA domain-containing protein, whose protein sequence is MGVQNMNPLDLFLYPWVLLLLIFPALLLVWTWGGWRKTLHQPVVMPFDYGRKGTGRWWWLVLSMAESLPVLIMTIGILILAGPKKFGAPETKRALTNIEFCIDISGSMTSPFGDGTRYDAAMAETLRFLDFRKGDAFGLTFFGNNFIHWCPLTTDPSAIRCSLPFMRPEVAPPWFGGTMIGKALQGCKKQLLNREEGDRMILLISDGESFDLHNNDAELAQELSKNGITVFAIIIGESQIQDEIITICRGTGGDAFLANDSASLNVIFQKIDQMKQSKMEKTIAEPMDYFTPYAWTGLILALMTTLASWGLRYTPW
- a CDS encoding DUF58 domain-containing protein is translated as MQGVLDTADHLNPRQYYLAVKKLADTLSYGTDRSPFLGSGIEYVQSRPYMPGDPIRSIDWKVTARTGRYYVKEFEAPKRLSCYLLIDTSASMMVGSWKRTKYAVAVHLAGALALACLERVSPVGVLGLGSRDVLIKPSLSRQTVLQWMHMLRTFHYDEPTLLNRRIGDLAPTLTSRALIFVLSDLHDPEGLAALRLLAQQHDVAVIQLRDPAERGIAGAGFLRSREAETGKDFVTQSSKNWSQEQTVGQTLRRSGVDRLLVDIDKPFEAPLRHFLQSRNLLGRAR
- a CDS encoding VWA domain-containing protein, which gives rise to MLSEIGLLPELLAMAVVLVVLAAEVLHALRITQIARLAFGPGQRPASWVYAIPLLRSLALGGFTWGVLTLLSLTPKTHRAGEVKPEEIRRLLLVLDVSPSMKLQDAGPLGKQRRDQRAADLLQSFFERVQRDRYRTTIVATFTGAKPVVQDTTDLEVVRNVLNDLPLAQAFEPGPTNLFAGLAEAAKLAAPWPPESTVLLFVSDGDTIPPLGMPRLPASIKQVVVIGVGDQTVGKSIEGHQSRQDASALRQLAARLNGTYHNGNEKHLPTEMVTAMDDRAIPSWWDKLTRREYALLAIGFSSVLLGFLPFALQQWGSSWKPGIRYAKATESLEMSRT
- a CDS encoding AAA family ATPase gives rise to the protein MSSETSPIVTSAATEETIRFIEQVRKRIATVVVGQDVVVERLLIALFTGGHLLLQGVPGLAKTLLVSVLAKSIDLDFARIQFTIDLLPSDILGSEILDQRANEFRINRGPIFTNLLLADEINRAAPKVQSALLEAMQERKVTISKTTFKLPAPFLVIATQNPVEQAGTFELPEAQLDRFMLCHRLTYPTVDEEREVLRRNMNLGVRREDKGAVARTEFDVLEHEPVGNVDDVVRAMEAVGTVHVSDVFLEHVVELVKRTRHHPDLDLGASPRAGIALLKAARARALIRGRAYVVPDDLFALADDVILHRIRLNYAALADGKTGVKVLQDLLHETTR
- a CDS encoding PQQ-binding-like beta-propeller repeat protein gives rise to the protein MKNIHCVVAVKGYEMIYFIRFITASALLMLIGVCVTAANRDDKRDALWAAVRASDVKKVEDIIKQGADVNARNELGISALWIAVSKGKFDVVELLVKHGADVDVRDAIWYQTPVVMAVSRMKLDIATLLVKKGAKDVDTAFFTAASMGNAAIAKMILDNSKVSQDALDASLYAATTSKNEKMLELLKQTTAKALPAASEEDKKAWAKIPGNYESDGGAKLSITMGDVGLLTGGRWLKPVSKDTFVPLGAVGAQIKVEWKGDEVARIIMTRFTAEYSFYRFTKSEIKSDALAGMVSKGVTTPMNWPSFRGPDGTGIADGQNPPVTWNVKEGKNIRWKTPIPGLGHSCPVIWGNKVFLTTAISSEPDQKIRVGNYGDVASVNDTSKHTWHVICVDRDSGQILWNQKAYEGKPKIKRHLKGSQANCTIATDGQYILACFGSEGLYCYDLAGKLRWKRDLSTLDSSFAIEQEYEWGFANSPLIHEGLAILQCDLSKDSFISAFNLEDGSQVWSTPRDEIPSWSSPVIWRNSLRTEIVTNASQYARSYDPKTGVELWRLAKKSEATIPAPVCGKDVVFISSGNRPIQPIFAIKPGATGDISLKEKEEKNSHVTWSKMRGGPYMPTPVFYGSYLYTCSNSGVVACYDASTGAEIYKKRLGGGSYTASPVAADGRLYFASEQGEVYVVKAGTEFALLAINPVDDYIMATPAISNGSLFIRSQHFLISTGLPAEEKK